The window CTCAATGTATCGAGTAATAAGCTTGAAGGTGTTATTCCTCGTAGCCTTAGCAAGATTGATGCTACTTCCTTCTATGGTGAGTTTTATCGTATCGAtggttaacttcttaaatatttaCGAGTTCGTTATAGTTAACTTTTGTTTGTTGATAAACAATTTGATTTATGCTAACATTTAATACACTAATTCGAAATCTAAATTGATCCGAATATGAATTAGCTATTTGGGTTTTGATTTATTTCCGATTATccattttttaaacaaatatatattctcaaaaaaattttttttttattaaattatacttTACTAGCTCACTAAGTTAGCTCATATTCAATTTCCACttcattccaaaaaaaaattatatttagttaaaaatgagataaaaaatgtttaattagatGTTTCAAACTATATTTAATCtttctatataattttgtttaatttttaaaatattcggattgtcgggttgagggtttatggttaatttggatatatgtgagaataaattgatatttgggtcggatcgtgggttgatccgctggtaaacttaaaacgattaaaaataaaataaaaaattatatcacatttttaccaaaattttttttttttcacgttttttatatCATTGCACGAAATACATGCTAGttcattctaaatttaatatatattaatcaataagATCATTTATTATCGATTTTATTCACTTACCAGTCACCCTAGTTGTATTTGGTGTCTCCATGAGATTTTGGacaattgtatttttatttttaatacttaaaaGTTATATCATATTAATGTTTACTATGGATGCATGCAGGCAATCCTGATCTTTGCGGGGCACCATTAATAAATAGTTGCAAATCCTCTAAGCTACCTCTTCTAAACACAATCTTGTTCATAATAACCCTAATTGCAGCCCTAGCTTCCATTGGAGCAGTCTTTATTATTCTccgaaaaaagagaaaaacaacTCAAACACGAGCATTTGATGCACATTATTGTGCAAGCAAAGGAGGACGCGAAATTTTCTTCCCCGATAATTTTGTTACGCCATACTACACTTCTAGTATTCAAATACTCGAAAGATTCGAGACCGATAACTTATTGGGAAAACTAGTGTTTGCGAAAGAGGATCATGAGAAGTTTGAATTACCCGATTTGCTCAAGTCATCGGCCGAGGTATTGGGAACTGGTTACTTTGGAGCATCATTTAAGGCTGGTCTTCCTTCgggaaaaaatatgtttgtgaAAAAGTTTAAACATATGAATAATGTTGGAAGGGAAGATTTTCAAGAACATATTATTAGGCTTGGGAGATTGAGTCATTCAAACCTACTTCCACCCGTGGCATTTTATTATAGGAAAGAAGAGAAACTTCTTGTATCGGATTATATTAACAATGTTAGTTTGGCTGTTTATCTTCATGGTATGTAtcacttgctttttctttttttttttgtgattttatGTGACTTCACTTctcataattcaaatttttgttatgttttaggTAACCGATCATTAGACGAACCGAGTCTAAATTGGCCAACTCGTTTGAACATCATCAAAGGGGTGGCTAATGGTCTTCAACATCTATACAACGAGTTTCCAAATTTGGTTGTTCCTCATGGCCATCTCAAATCTTCAAATGTTCTTCTAAGTGAAACCATGGAACCACTTCTTACCGACTATTCCTTAGTCACCATGGTCAATGTCGAGCATGCACAACAAGTAATGATAGCCTACAAGTCCCCCGAGTACAAGCATCAACATCGTGTCTCTAAAAAGACCGACGTTTGGAGTCttggaattttaattattgagaTTTTAA is drawn from Impatiens glandulifera chromosome 3, dImpGla2.1, whole genome shotgun sequence and contains these coding sequences:
- the LOC124929962 gene encoding pollen receptor-like kinase 2, producing the protein MVVQPNPILPIIITILTHLAVVIIVAGADAPSPDAISLIKFKNSMTHTDVLFSWNATKPPCTGKKSNWVGILCNEDQHVIGIRLEGMKLSGAIDVDSLKNIPTLRSLSLMDNNFEGKLPNLGCLGTMKTIYLSNNKFSGEIDSVTFERMRSLKKLYLGNNGFTGLIPLSLITLPRLVELSLEGNKFCGEIPPFMNTRFRFLNVSSNKLEGVIPRSLSKIDATSFYGNPDLCGAPLINSCKSSKLPLLNTILFIITLIAALASIGAVFIILRKKRKTTQTRAFDAHYCASKGGREIFFPDNFVTPYYTSSIQILERFETDNLLGKLVFAKEDHEKFELPDLLKSSAEVLGTGYFGASFKAGLPSGKNMFVKKFKHMNNVGREDFQEHIIRLGRLSHSNLLPPVAFYYRKEEKLLVSDYINNVSLAVYLHGNRSLDEPSLNWPTRLNIIKGVANGLQHLYNEFPNLVVPHGHLKSSNVLLSETMEPLLTDYSLVTMVNVEHAQQVMIAYKSPEYKHQHRVSKKTDVWSLGILIIEILTGKIPSNHFQQHGNGIESDLVAWVQSKDQEDFSEIFDENMGVVGKDDKKEMVKLLKIGLACAESDMNKRYDIMEAVKKIEALKSKNL